From the Primulina tabacum isolate GXHZ01 chromosome 3, ASM2559414v2, whole genome shotgun sequence genome, one window contains:
- the LOC142539921 gene encoding pentatricopeptide repeat-containing protein At5g09450, mitochondrial-like, whose product MAAATLFSNIARNARGCSRISFRPFSSSTEAIIIHADGYGEEEEKDDLRSRIFRVRLPKRSATNVLQKWVNDGRDITVSELRNISRDLSRSQRYKHALEVSEWMVRHEEFHLSDSDYAVHINLMTKVFGIDAAERYFERLPPSAKTSETYTALLHSYAGLKLTEKAEEFYKKMTEEANLSLSAITYNEVMTLYMSVGHLEKVPRIIEEMKLQNIAPDLFTYNLWVSSLAASLNIDEVRRVLDEMSLDPGCNKSWLRYRKLADIYITSCRLPNSDFNAVVESEKDIITQRELISCDFLLILHGGLGNKDKLDQIWKSLNRTRQKLTGRNYVCVLSSYLILGHLKEAGEIIDNWKQSSTSAFNSSMCSKLLETIKDVGLTDEAKSFQNLLGEKGCNVLMDEMQ is encoded by the exons ATGGCAGCTGCGACCTTATTCTCCAATATTGCTCG AAATGCACGTGGATGCAGCAGAATTTCCTTCAGACCTTTTTCTTCGAGCACCGAAGCTATCATAATCCACGCAGATGGTTacggagaagaagaagaaaaggaTGATCTGAGGAGTAGAATTTTCAGGGTTAGGCTCCCGAAGAGAAGTGCCACCAATGTTCTACAGAAATGGGTCAACGATGGTCGCGATATTACAGTTTCTGAACTCAGAAATATCTCCAGAGATCTCAGCAGATCACAACGCTACAAGCATGCCCTCGAG GTATCTGAGTGGATGGTTAGGCACGAAGAGTTTCACCTGTCCGACTCAGACTATGcagtccatatcaatctgatgaCCAAAGTCTTTGGCATCGACGCTGCTGAACGGTATTTTGAGAGGCTTCCTCCGTCGGCAAAAACTAGTGAAACCTACACCGCTCTGCTCCACTCTTATGCAGGATTGAAGCTGACCGAAAAGGCCGAGGAATTCTACAAAAAAATGACAGAGGAAGCAAATCTTTCCTTGAGTGCCATCACTTACAACGAAGTAATGACTTTGTATATGTCAGTGGGACACTTAGAAAAGGTACCTCGGATTATTGAGGAAATGAAACTCCAGAACATTGCGCCTGATCTTTTCACCTACAATCTTTGGGTAAGTTCTTTAGCTGCATCTCTCAACATTGATGAGGTGAGAAGGGTTCTCGACGAGATGAGTCTTGATCCAGGGTGTAATAAAAGTTGGCTTAGATACAGGAAACTTGCTGACATATACATTACATCTTGTCGTTTACCAAATTCGGATTTTAACGCTGTGGTTGAAAGTGAGAAGGATATTATTACACAGAGAGAACTGATATCTTGTGATTTTTTACTCATTCTTCACGGAGGTTTGGGGAACAAAGATAAACTTGATCAAATCTGGAAATCTCTCAATAGGACGAGGCAAAAGTTGACCGGAAGAAACTATGTTTGTGTTCTTTCTTCATATCTGATTCTTGGACATTTGAAAGAGGCGGGTGAGATAATTGATAACTGGAAGCAATCTTCAACTTCCGCATTCAATAGCTCCATGTGTAGTAAACTTCTCGAGACAATCAAGGATGTGGGGTTGACAGATGAAGCAAAAAGTTTTCAAAATTTGCTTGGTGAAAAGGGCTGCAATGTTCTGATGGACGAAATGCAATGA
- the LOC142539923 gene encoding polyadenylate-binding protein 2-like yields the protein MEGDVEMAAAEGGAAVGLDDMKQRLKEMEDEAAALRKMQTKVQQEMGSVQDPAAAAGRANKEEVDSRSVFVGNVDYACSPEEVQQHFQSCGTVNRVTIRTNKFGQPKGYAYVEFLESEAVEQAILLNESELHGRMLKVSAKRTNVPGMKQFRPRRSNPYMGFQPGTPFMAAPHVYSPYGYGKVPRFRMPMRYSPYF from the exons ATGGAGGGCGACGTAGAGATGGCGGCAGCAGAGGGCGGAGCCGCCGTT GGGCTGGATGATATGAAGCAGAGGCTGAAGGAGATGGAGGATGAAGCAGCTGCTCTCCGCAAAATGCAGACCAAGGTCCAACAGGAAATGGGCTCCGTTCAAG ATCCTGCTGCTGCCGCTGGTCGGGCAAATAAGGAAGAAGTGGATTCCCGATCGGTGTTTGTTGGCAAT GTAGATTATGCATGTAGTCCTGAGGAAGTTCAGCAGCATTTCCAATCATGTGGGACTGTGAATAGAGTAACTATACGGACTAACAAGTTTGGACAACCGAAGGGATATGCATATGTTGAGTTTCTTGAATCAGAAGCTGTTGAACAAGCTATACTTCTTAATGAATCGGAACTTCATGGCCGAATGTTGAAG GTATCAGCCAAGAGGACCAATGTTCCTGGAATGAAGCAATTCCGCCCCCGACGTTCCAACCCTTACATGGGGTTTCAACCTGGGACACCATTCATGGCTGCACCTCATGTTTATTCTCCTTACGGATATGG GAAGGTACCGAGGTTTAGGATGCCTATGCGATACAGCCCTTACTTCTGA
- the LOC142539924 gene encoding uncharacterized protein LOC142539924 has protein sequence MGWRGILGFDFGIVQAPLGPDISGPELVAAVANSGCLGFLRAPDWEAPDHLRQLIRKTRTLTDKPFGVGVILAFPHEENIRAILDEKVAVLQVYWGECSQDLVLQAHKAGVKIVPQVGSFEEAKKVVDIGVDGIIVQGVEAGGHIIGQEGLITLLPRIVDLVCDRDIPVIAGGGIVDERGYVAAMALGAQGVVLGTRFLATEESYAHPTYKKKLVDLDKTTYTDVFGRSRWPGAPHRVLDTPFFREWRNLPSDENESEQPIIGHSTIHGVEKEIRRFAGTVPNATTRGDIESMAMYGSAGVGLINEIIPASEVIKRLVEGAQSLIIKQFAPSPRTV, from the exons ATGGGTTGGAGAGGAATCCTCGGATTTGATTTTGGGATTGTCCAGGCGCCATTGGGGCCGGATATCTCGGGCCCGGAGCTTGTTGCCGCCGTTGCTAATTCCGGTTGCCTTGGTTTCCTTCGGGCCCCCGATTGG GAGGCACCAGATCATCTGAGACAGCTCATTAGGAAGACTAGAACATTGACAGATAAACCATTTGGAGTGGGCGTCATTCTTGCATTTCCTCATGAGGAAAACATAAGAGCCATACTGGACGAAAAGGTCGCAGTTTTACAGGTTTACTGGGGTGAATGTTCACAGGATCTGGTACTTCAGGCCCATAAAGCTGGGGTGAAGATTGTACCACAa GTTGGGAGCTTTGAAGAAGCAAAGAAAGTTGTCGACATTGGTGTAGATGGAATAATTGTTCAAGGAGTGGAAGCTGGAGGGCATATCATTGGTCAG GAAGGCTTAATCACTCTGTTACCAAGAATAGTCGATCTTGTTTGTGATCGTGATATTCCTGTAATTGCTGGTGGAGGGATAGTGGACGAGCGTGGTTATGTAGCAGCTATGGCGCTTGGAGCTCAGGGTGTTGTATTAGGAACCAG GTTCCTTGCGACAGAAGAAAGCTATGCTCATCCTACCTACAAGAAAAAGTTGGTTGATCTTGACAAAACTACATATACAGATGTGTTTGGCCGTTCTAGGTGGCCGGGGGCACCTCACCGTGTTTTAGATACTCCGTTTTTCCGAGAATGGAGAAATCTTCCGAGTGACGAAAACGAGAGCGAACAACCAATAATTGGACACTCAACCATACATGGCGTG GAGAAAGAGATCCGACGTTTTGCGGGGACAGTTCCCAATGCGACGACAAGAGGCGATATAGAGAGCATGGCAATGTATGGCAGTGCAGGTGTTGGACTGATAAATGAAATTATACCAGCAAGTGAAGTCATAAAGAGACTTGTGGAAGGGGCTCAATCTCTCATCATTAAGCAATTCGCTCCTTCACCACGTACGGTCTAA
- the LOC142539925 gene encoding putative protein phosphatase 2C 10, translating to MDSFCCFQSQGSSYGSDKGKSNVGHAKYGFSLVKGKANHPMEDYHVAKFVQFQGRELGLFAIYDGHLGDSVPAYLQKHLFSNILKQKEFWADPSRSIAKAYERTDQMILSHNPELGRGGSTAVNVILIDCKRLWVANVGDSRAVLSRKGQAIQMTIDHEPNTERDDIENRGGFVSNIPGDVARVDGQLAVSRAFGDKNLKSHLRSDPDVTSADIDNETDFLILASDGLWKVMSNQEAVDIAKKIKDPQKAAKQLATEALNRDSKDDISCIVVRF from the exons ATGGATTCTTTCTGCTGTTTCCAGTCACAG GGTTCTTCATATGGTTCGGACAAGGGAAAAAGCAATGTTGGTCATGCTAAGTATGGATTCAGTTTAGTCAAAGGGAAGGCAAACCATCCCATGGAGGATTACCATGTGGCTAAATTTGTACAGTTTCAAGGTCGTGAGCTCGGTTTATTTGCTATTTATGATGGCCATCTGGGAGATAGTGTACCAGCCTACCTACAGAAGCACTTGTTTTCCAATATTTTAAAGCAG AAGGAGTTTTGGGCTGATCCTAGCAGGTCTATTGCAAAAGCATATGAGAGAACGGACCAGATGATTCTCTCACATAATCCAGAGCTGGGTAGGGGTGGGTCCACAGCAGTTAACGTGATTCTTATCGACTGCAAACGGCTTTGGGTGGCCAATGTTGGAGATTCACGAGCAGTGCTTTCCAGGAAGGGACAAGCTATACAGATGACCATTGATCATGAGCCAAATACAGAGAGGGATGACATTGAGAACAGAGGCGGATTTGTCTCTAACATACCTG GAGATGTTGCTAGAGTGGACGGGCAGTTAGCAGTTTCTCGTGCGTTTGGAGATAAGAACTTAAAGTCGCACCTACGATCTGATCCTGATGTCACCAGTGCTGATATTGATAATGAAACTGATTTCCTTATTCTTGCCAGCGATGGCTTATGGAAG GTGATGTCGAATCAAGAAGCTGTAGATATAGCCAAGAAGATAAAAGATCCACAGAAGGCGGCCAAGCAATTAGCTACCGAAGCACTGAACAGAGACAGTAAAGATGATATCTCATGCATCGTCGTACGCTTCTAA
- the LOC142538364 gene encoding non-specific lipid transfer protein GPI-anchored 11-like: MAATSSIPLFCISFVTDGSTLKNPEGTCCSGLKMVLKTDADCLCETFRNSAQLGVTIDVKKAFTLPAACHVSAPSVGNCGLSNDTASGAAAPVLSPAALPLPPSYLGTSIGANVVAPTPVPASSGWSATRSSMALLFLLKMTVLLALF, from the exons ATGGCAGCAACCAGCAGCATTCCCTTGTTCTGCATATCCTTCGTGACGGACGGAAGCACCCTCAAAAATCCGGAAGGAACGTGCTGTTCTGGGCTAAAAATGGTGCTCAAGACAGACGCTGATTGCCTGTGCGAGACGTTCAGAAACAGCGCGCAGCTCGGGGTGACCATTGATGTCAAAAAGGCCTTCACTTTGCCCGCTGCTTGTCACGTCTCCGCTCCCTCTGTCGGTAACTGTGGCC TGAGCAACGACACTGCCAGTGGTGCTGCTGCTCCAG TTCTTTCACCTGCAGCATTGCCGTTGCCTCCTAGTTATCTTGGTACTAGCATTGGAGCTAATGTTGTTGCTCCTACGCCCGTTCCGGCAAGCTCGGGTTGGTCCGCGACCAGATCCTCCATGGCGTTGCTCTTCCTACTCAAGATGACCGTGCTTCTTGCTTTGTTCTGA